A single window of Aspergillus puulaauensis MK2 DNA, chromosome 5, nearly complete sequence DNA harbors:
- a CDS encoding uncharacterized protein (COG:G;~EggNog:ENOG410PN3A;~InterPro:IPR005829,IPR005828,IPR036259,IPR020846;~PFAM:PF00083,PF07690;~TransMembrane:12 (i28-51o71-91i103-121o127-150i162-186o192-214i283-305o317-340i349-372o384-406i418-442o448-467i);~go_component: GO:0016021 - integral component of membrane [Evidence IEA];~go_function: GO:0022857 - transmembrane transporter activity [Evidence IEA];~go_process: GO:0055085 - transmembrane transport [Evidence IEA]), which yields MADRPEKQKSGVDVQPIAAKVETPGTSLVNILVVVTACLGGFMYGFAANALSGSLSQPSFQAKFLNRDDATSVQDGMLSGFLGGAFVGAVFQAPISNKFGRRIANQAASVLMIISGALQAGSVDVPMFTVCRVISGIAGGMLFANTPVYMSEVSPPHTRGMLVGLVGVGVVTAYILCAIFALAFSFVESDVAWRLIFIVLTGFGCLHLASLFFIPESPRWLTEKGRDEEAKKVLEYLHSTKKDGSAKFAHAELDQIKAQVEFERNTPRGYMHIIRTPSHRKRALCSILLWVMGQGTGITAIANLVPTLMGGLGFDTTMQLGLGVVWTICAIIGCGINVILLDRVGRVKLLIAGGFGSAAIIGVMGALSKYYLNSTYTPGINAAVAIYFIFGAFFTSTIECTAYVYGAEIWPTHLRSEGSTIAFASFFGNAVAYTGPVTMALATIGWKYYMVFVAVTVVSTVGIIFYFPETMGLSLEEINAKFGDTVELDLQDALAAQDSNSVSNSESAISNKV from the exons ATGGCCGACAGACCTGAGAAACAGAAGTCTGGTGTTGATGTCCAGCCCATCGCGGCCAAGGTCGAGACCCCGGGGACCAGTCTGGTCAATATCCTG GTCGTCGTCACTGCGTGTCTGGGTGGATTTATGTACGGCTTTGCTGCCAACGCGCTCTCCGGCTCGCTCTCCCAGCCCTCTTTCCAGGCAAAGTTCCTTAACAGGGACGATGCCACCAGCGTTCAAGATGGCATGCTCTCTGG TTTCCTAGGAGGTGCTTTCGTTGGCGCCGTCTTCCAGGCTCCCATTTCCAACAAGTTCGGTCGTCGCATTGCCAATCAAGCTGCATCAGTCCTTATGATCATCTCCGGTGCTCTCCAGGCTGGATCCGTTGACGTACCCATGTTCACCGTTTGCCGTGTTATCAGCGGTATTGCCGGCGGAATGCTGTTCGCCAACACTCCGGTCTACATGAGCGAAGTCTCTCCCCCGCATACACGTGGCATGCTGGTCGGCCttgtcggtgttggtgtaGTGACGGCATATATCCTGTGTGCCATCTTCGCTCTGGCCTTTAGCTTCGTTGAATCGGATGTTGCCTGGAGACTCATCTTCATTGTGCTGACTGGCTTTGGCTGCCTGCACCTGgcctcgctcttcttcatccccgaGTCCCCCCGATGGCTCACCGAGAAGGGCCGCGATGAGGAAGCCAAGAAGGTGCTCGAGTACCTGCACAGCACCAAGAAGGACGGAAGCGCCAAGTTTGCGCACGCTGAGCTGGACCAGATCAAGGCCCAGGTCGAGTTCGAGCGCAACACCCCGCGTGGCTACATGCACATCATCCGCACTCCCTCCCACCGCAAGCGTGCTCTTTGCTCTATCCTGCTGTGGGTTATGGGCCAGGGAACCGGCATCACCGCCATTGCCAACCTCGTCCCAACCCTGATGGGCGGTCTTGGATTCGATACGACAATGCAGCTGGGACTTGGTGTCGTCTGGACCATCTGTGCCATTATCGGCTGTGGAATCAACGTTATCCTGCTGGACCGCGTTGGACGTGTGAAGCTCCTTA TCGCCGGTGGATTCGGCTCCGCTGCTATTATCGGCGTCATGGGCGCACTGTCCAAGTACTATCTCAACTCTACCTACACCCCTGGCATCAACGCCGCAGTGGCCATCTACTTCATCTTcggcgccttcttcacctccaccatcGAGTGCACGGCCTACGTGTACGGGGCTGAGATCTGGCCCACGCACCTCCGCAGCGAGGGCTCCACGATTGCCTTTGCCAGTTTCTTTGGCAACGCCGTCGCGTACACTGGCCCGGTCACCATGGCCCTTGCGACCATTGGGTGGAAGTACTACATGGTGTTCGTTGCCGTCACTGTTGTGTCCACCgtcggcatcatcttctACTTCCCCGAG ACAATGGGTCTCAGCTTGGAGGAAATCAACGCCAAGTTCGGAGACACGGTTGAGCTCGACCTGCAGGACGCCCTGGCTGCGCAGGACAGCAACTCTGTCTCCAACTCCGAGtccgccatctccaacaaGGTGTAA
- a CDS encoding SDR family NAD(P)-dependent oxidoreductase (COG:Q;~EggNog:ENOG410PKP9;~InterPro:IPR002347,IPR036291;~PFAM:PF00106,PF13561,PF08659,PF01370;~go_process: GO:0055114 - oxidation-reduction process [Evidence IEA]) produces the protein MDFPEAPIFPVLKDKVAIITGGAQGMGKATASVFLRAGAKVVIADVRDEQGAQVAEELSSLGEVRFVRTDISKSEDIQNLIAQTVSAFGKLDVAINNAAMTPDKTALLEADEDYWRRLIDVNLTGTALCCKYEMQQMKKQGTRGSIVNIASINAYMPQPNMPAYTLSKHAILGLTKHAATEGGPSGIRVNTVAPGAIFSEMSAAALEIMGTTHDEFAPKVSSLHRFGQPHEVAQASLWLASDSSSYVHGVSLPVDGGFLSKW, from the exons ATGGACTTCCCCGAGGCCCCGATTTTCCCCGTCCTCAAGGACAAAGTGGCTATCATTACTGGTGGCGCCCAGGGCATGGGCAAGGCCACAGCCTCCGTCTTCCTCCGCGCAGGGGCAAAGGTGGTCATCGCCGATGTCAGGGACGAACAGGGGGCCCAGGTTGCTGAGGAGCTCTCTTCCCTTGGCGAGGTTCGTTTCGTACGCACAGACATCTCCAAGTCGGAGGATATCCAGAACCTCATCGCGCAGACTGTCAGCGCATTCGGCAAGCTAGATGtagccatcaacaacgccgcGATGACCCCTGACAAGACGGCGCTCCTCGAAGCAGACGAGGACTACTGGCGCCGGCTGATAGATGTCAACCTGACGGGGACTGCGCTCTGCTGCAAGTATGAGATGCagcagatgaagaagcagggCACCAGGGGCTCAATCGTCAACATTGCCTCGATCAACGCGTACATGCCGCAGCCCAACATGCCGGCGTACACTCTATCAAAACACGCCATTCTGGGGTTGACCAAGCACGCAGCCACAGAGGGAGGTCCCAGCGGCATTCGGGTAAACACCGTGGCCCCAGGAGCTATTTTT AGCGAGATGTCTGCTGCGGCCCTGGAGATCATGGGCACAACGCACGACGAGTTCGCGCCCAAGGTCAGCAGTCTGCACCGGTTCGGTCAGCCCCATGAGGTCGCCCAGGCTTCGCTCTGGCTGGCTTCGGACAGCTCGTCGTACGTTCACGGCGTTAGTCTTCCGGTTGACGGAGGATTCCTTTCCAAGTGGTAG
- a CDS encoding SDR family NAD(P)-dependent oxidoreductase (COG:Q;~EggNog:ENOG410PKQB;~InterPro:IPR002347,IPR036291,IPR020904;~PFAM:PF00106,PF13561,PF08659;~go_function: GO:0016491 - oxidoreductase activity [Evidence IEA];~go_process: GO:0055114 - oxidation-reduction process [Evidence IEA]), translated as MSSIPRIYEGKLALVTGSARSIGAEIARNFASKGCNVIINYATASSDERAATLAAQLEKEFGIQALPIRADITTREECERIVSAAKEKFTNPQTGKLQIDIIVHNAAILFIGPLETVDPTEFHRIYEVNVLGPILLTGVCRDYLPTDRSGRIVMLSSINSKVGTEHTTLYAGTKGAIEAMTRVWARELAERATVNSINPGPVMTDMYLSAPDEVKYGLARWNPLTPLVPVRETDSDEVKELGNKFGGRAAYAEEIAGLIATICNPEFGWCTGSIISANGGLSFSV; from the exons ATGAGTAGCATTCCTCGCATCTATGAGGGCAAGCTCGCTCTTGTCACCGGCTCCGCCCGCA GCATCGGTGCTGAGATCGCCCGCAACTTCGCCAGCAAGGGCTGCAATGTGATCATCAACTATGCCACCGCGTCCTCTGACGAGAGAGCTGCGACACTTGCCGCTCAGCTCGAGAAGGAGTTCGGCATCCAGGCGCTCCCAATCCGCGCAgacatcaccaccagagaGGAGTGCGAGCGCATTGTAtcggcggcgaaggaaaagTTCACCAACCCGCAGACTGGAAAGCTCCAGATCGACATAATCGTGCACAATGCTGCGATTCTCTTCATCGGGCCCCTTGAGACCGTCGACCCTACCGAGTTCCACCGCATCTACGAGGTGAATGTGCTGGGTCCGATTCTCCTGACCGGTGTCTGCAGGGACTATCTCCCCACAGATCGCTCTGGGCGCATTGTGATGCTGTCGAGTATCAACTCCAAGGTTGGTACAGAGCACACCACCCTGTACGCTGGTACGAAGGGCGCCATCGAGGCCATGACGAGGGTTTGGGCTCGTGAATTGGCTGAGCGCGCGACCGTCAACTCGATCAACCCGGGCCCGGTCATGACCGATATGTATCTCTCTGCGCCTGACGAGGTGAAGTACGGCCTTGCGCGGTGGAACCCCCTTACCCCGTTGGTTCCTGTCCGTGAAAccgacagcgacgaggtcAAGGAGCTGGGCAACAAGTTTGGTGGCAGAGCAGCGTACGCAGAGGAGATTGCTGGCCTGATTGCGACGATTTGCAATCCCGAGTTTGGATGGTGCACTGGAAGTATTATTTCTGCTAACGGTGGGCTGTCGTTCAGTGTTTAA